Part of the Planifilum fimeticola genome, CTTACAGCCGGCCGCAGCCCCATGCCTGCTTTATTCAGTCCGTCGAGGATGATTTGGTCAACGAGGGCGGCATCATGGATCTGTGGTTGCGGGAGGCCCGTCTTTTCAAATACGGAAGCGGCACGGGAACCAACTTTTCCAACATCCGCGGGAAAGGGGAACCCCTGTCCGGAGGGGGTACATCGTCGGGGCTTCTCTCCTTCCTGAAAATCGGGGATCGGGCGGCCGGAGCCATCAAGTCGGGAGGCACCACCCGGCGGGCGGCGAAAATGGTCTGCCTCGACCTGGATCATCCGGATGTGGAGGAGTTCATCAACTGGAAATCGGAGGAGGAAAAGAAGGTTCGTGCACTCATTCGCGCCGGTTACGATCCCTCCTTCAACGGCGAGGCGTACGATACCGTCTCGGGACAGAATTCCAACAACTCGGTGCGCATTCCCCATGAATTTTTCTACGCGCTGCAGGAGGACGGCGGCTGGGCGCTGAAATACAGGACCACCGGGAAGGTCAAGAAGGTGGTCCGCGCCAAGGAATTGTGGAATCAGATCGGACATGCCGCCTGGGAGTGCGCCGATCCGGGCGTCCAGTACGACGGGACGATCAATGAATGGCACACCTGCCCCGGCGGTATGGACGGACAGGTGGGGGCCCGCCACAATCGGATCAATGCTTCCAACCCTTGCAGTGAATACATGTTTTTGGACAACACCGCCTGTAACCTGGCGTCCCTCAACCTGATGAAGTTTTACGACGCCGAAACCCGGTCCTTCGACATTCCGTCCTTCAAACATGCGGTCCGCCTGTGGACGATCGTTTTGGAGATCTCCGTCCTGATGGCCCAATACCCCTCCAGGGAGATCGCCAGGCTCTCCTATGAGTACCGCACGCTGGGATTGGGCTATGCCAACATCGGAACGCTGCTGATGGTGTCCGGGATTCCCTACGATTCCGAGGAGGCCTTGGCCATCACCGGAGCCATCACCGCGCTGATGACCGGCACCGCGTACGTCACCTCGGCGGAAATGGCCAAAGAGCTGGGCCCCTTCAAGGCGTTCCCCGTCAACCGGGAGCACATGCTCAGGGTGATCCGCAATCACCGCCGTGCGGCCTACAACGCACCGGAGGAGGAGTATGAAGGACTGACCATCAAGCCGATGGGGATTCATCCCACGAAATGCCCCCCGGATCTGCTCAAGGCCGCGCGGGAGAGTTGGGATGAGGCCCTGGAGATGGGCGAGAAATACGGCTATCGCAACGCGCAGACCACCCTCATCGCCCCCACGGGGACGATCGGTTTGCTGATGGATTGCGACACTACCGGCATCGAGCCCGATTTTGCTCTGGTCAAATTTAAAAAGCTGGCGGGCGGAGGGTACTTCAAGATCGCCAACCAATCGATCCGTCCCGCCCTGAAAAATCTCGGGTACAACTCCGAGCAGATCGAAGACATTCTCCGGTACGTGATGGGAACCCTCTCCCTGGAGGGAGCGCCCCACATCAACCGGGAAACGCTCAAGGAGAAGGGGTTCACCGAGGAAGATCTGGAGAAGGTGGAAAAGGCCCTGCCCACGGTGTTTGAGCTTCCCTTCGCCTTCAACGTGTGGATCCTGGGGGAAGATTGCCTGAAGCGGCTGGGCTTCAAACCGGAGGAATACCGTGATCCCGGTTTCAATCTGCTGAAGGAACTGGGTTTCAGCCAGCGGGAGATCGAGGAAGCCAGCGACGTGATCTGCGGGATGATGACCATCGAAGGGGCGCCTCACTTGAAGGAGGAACATTATCCCGTCTTTGACACGGCGAATCCCTGCGGCAAACACGGGAAACGGTTCATCCACTACATGGGCCATCTGCGGATGATGGCCGCGGCCCAGTCCTTCCTGAGCGGGGCGATCTCCAAGACGATCAACATGCCCGCCGATGCCACCGTGGACGACATCCTGGACGCCTACGAGCAGGGTTGGCGTCTGGGACTGAAAGCCGTGGCCCTTTACCGGGACGGTTCGAAGAGCTCGCAACCGCTGAATGCGCGGGGAGAGAACAAAGAGGATGAAGCGGAGGAGGAGCCTACCGCCGGTGCCGCTTCCGCCGCGACGAAACTGACCGAAATTTACGCGACGGGACACGTGCCCAGCGTCCGGCGCAGACTTCCCCGCAAGCGGGAAGGATTCACTCAGGAAGCGCGGATTGCCGGACAGAAGATCTTCGTCCGGACCGGCGAATACGAAGACGGTTCCCTCGGCGAGATTTTCATCGACATGCACAAGGCGGGCAGCACGATGCGGGGACTGTTGGACGCCTTTGCCGTGGCGGTGTCCCTCGGTCTGCAGCACGGGGTGCCGCTGGAAAAGTACGTTAACTCGATGACCTTCACCCGGTTTGAACCGGCGGGCCCGGTGGAGCATCCCAACATCAAGATGGCGACGTCGGTCATCGACTACGTTTTCCGGATGCTCGGGATGGAGTATCTGGGCCGGACCGACTTTGTTCAGGTTCCGCCGAAGAAGGAAGAATTGAGAATGTACGCCAACCGTCTCAAGAAGGAGCGAATCCGCCGGGAAGAGCAGGAGGCGGCGGATGCCCGGGCGAACCAGGAACTGGATCAGGGATACAGAGAGGTGACCGGAGGTCTCGCAGAAGATGAACGGGACGGCGTGACCCCTCAGGACAATCTGGATGCGATCCGGGCCAGCAGCGGCGCCCCCCTGTGCATCGAATGCGGGGGCATGACCAAGCGCAACGGTTCCTGCTATGTTTGCCTCGATTGCGGGGCGACCACCGGTTGTTCCTGAGGAAACCTCCTGTGCCCGTGCCGATTTTTTGCGGCACGGGACTCTCTTTTTATCCGTTGATTTTCTCCCACACCGCTTCGGCGATGACCCGGTGGCCCTCCCCGTTGGGATGGATCGGGTTTTCTCCCAACAGGCGGTAGTCTGAAAGGCTGCCCGTGCGGAAGCCGTCGATCAGGAAAGGCTCCCTCCCCAAAAATCGATCATGGATGTCGATGACGGGTATATTCCACCGGGAGGCCACTCCGTCAATGATGGCGTTCATCACCTCCACCCGGTGGACGGCCAGAGGGGAAAGGGGGAAGGGATTGTACAGGTTTAGAAGGAGCAGGGGACTGCGGTTTGCGCGGCGGATCACGCCGATCAGCCGATCCAGATGATGGCCGTAACGGTGCATGGATCGGGGGATGGCGTCCGGGTGTCGGAAGAGGATCATTTTCAGATAGGCGTGGAGGAGGTCGTTTCCTCCGATCCAGAGCGTCATCAGATCCGCCCGCCGGAGAGCGGAATGAAAAAAGGGAGAAAAGGTCATGTAAAACAGGAGATCACCGCTGGTCGCCCCTTTTTTTCCGCAGTTGGCAACCCTTACGCGCGGAAAGCGGGAACCGAGTCGAAAGCCCAGCATGTCCACAAAGCCGCGCCGGCGAGGAGCGCTGTAACCTGCTGTGATCGAATCGCCGAAGGCCACGTAGTGAAAGGGTTTCAATCGTGTTCTCCCCTTTACCCTGAAGGCATGTGGAACAGGTCCGCCGGAGCCAGCGCGTCCGATGACGGGATGTCGAGAAAAGGGGGCGCCTTGTTCGATCCGAAGCGCCCCCTGCGGCCCGGTGCGGATTGGTTTGCAGCGTTGAAATGAAAGTGGGTCCGGCCTTTTCCGCTTTTGTCGGAACGAAGTTACAGGATATTCTATGACGGGAAGGGCATCGGGGACAGGGCGGATGTTTCTTCCGATCCGCCCCGTACCGGCGGAAGGGTATGACGTCCGGCTTTTTTGGGTAAGGAGATGTTGAGTTGATTCAATCTGACGGCTGATTTTAAAAGCCGGTAGAAGGACGGGGTATGGCAAGTGGCGATATTTGCGATCAGCGATCTTCATCTTTCCTTCAACAAACCGACGGGATTATTCAATGTGGAGCACGACGAAGACGTGTACAAGCCGATGGATGTTTTCGGATGGGATCGCCATTACGAGAAGATCCGGGATGCTTGGCTGGAGACGGTGGGGGAAGAGGATACGGTGCTGATTCCCGGGGATATCAGCTGGGGCATGAATCTGGAGGAGGCGCGCCACGACTTCGAGTGGATCTCCCAGCTGCCCGGGCGGAAGGTGATGTCCCCCGGCAATCATTGTTATTACGCCCAGAGCAAAAAAAAGGTGCGCCAAGCCCTGCCGGGGGGAATGGAGTGGATTGACGCGGACTACACCGTCGTTGAAGGAGTGGCCGTTGCCGGCACCAGGGGATGGAATCTCCCCGGAGACAGGTATTGGGACGAGGGGAGGGACCGGAGAATCTACGAGCGACAGGTGGGGCGCCTTCGACTGGCGCTGGAAGCGGTGGTGCGGGATTGCCCGGACCTGCCCCGGGTGGCGATGCTTCATTTTCCTCCGGTCACCAAAAAGATTACCGCATCCGGTTTTCTGGACGTGATGAAAGAGTTTGATGTGCGCACCTGCGTTTACGGCCATCTGCACGGGGCCGCCCACAAGGAGGCGGTTGAAGGGGAGTTTGAGGGAATCCACCTTCAGCTGGTTTCCTGCGATTATCTGAACTTTCGTCCCGTTCCCCTTCATCTGGAGGAAGTTTCCTCCCGCTGACCGCGTCAGAGGGACAAGGGAATTTCTTTGGTCACTTCTTCGACCAGGGTACCCTCTTCGATCAGCCGTGCGGCTTCCTCGATGTCGGGGGATCCTTCGCGATCCTCCTTCAGGGGCGGAACGCGATCGCGGAGCAGGCGATGGGCAATTCGGGTTCCCACTCCCGGCGTTTTCCCGGCAAATTCCAAAGCCTGGGCGGCGCACAGGTATTCGATAGCCAACACCCGCGTCACGTTGTGCACGACCGCTTGCAGTTTTTTGGCGCCGATGGCCCCCATGCTCACATGGTCCTCCTGGTTGGCGGAGGAAGGAATGGAATCGACGGATGCCGGGTGACAGAGGGTTTTGTTTTCCGATACCAGGGATGCTGCCACGTATTGCAGGATCATGTATCCCGAATGCAGGCCGCCCCTGCGGGTGAGAAAGGGTGGGAGGCCGCTCAGATTCGGGTTGACCAGCCGTTCCGTCCTGCGTTCGGAAATGTTGGCCAGCTCCGCCAGGGCGATGGCCAGAAAATCGGCGGCGAGGGCGACGGGTTGACCGTGAAAGTTTCCTCCCGATATCACCAGTTCCTCCTCGGGGAAAAGCAAGGGATTGTCCGTTGCCGCGTTCATCTCCCGCGTGATCACGCCTTCCACATACCGGAAGGCATCCTTGGAGGCCCCGTGCACCTGAGGCATGCACCGCAAGCTGTAGGCGTCCTGAACCCGTCTCTGCCCGGGGCGGCTGACCAGCAGGCTTTCACGGATCAAGGAGCGCAGGTTTTCCGCAGAGGTGATCTGCCCCCGGTGGCCCCGCACTTTTTGCAGGAGGGGATGGAAGGCATGGGGGATGCCGCCGAGGGCTTCCAGGGTCATCGCACCGATGATGTCTGCGGAGAGCAGGAGGCGCTCGGAAGCGACCAAAGCCAAAGCGGTCAGACTGGTCATCATCTGGGTGCCGTTGATCAGCGCCAGCCCCTCTTTGGCCTCCAATTCAACGGGGGCCAGTCCGGCGAGACGGAGGGCCTGGTCTGACGGCATCCGCTTTCCCCGATACCACACATTCCCCCTCCCGAGCAGGGGCAGGGCCATGTGGGCGAGGGGGGCGAGATCTCCGCTGGCGCCCAAGGAACCCTGGGACGGGATGCACGGATGGATCTCCCGGTTCAACAGATCGATCAGCCTTTGCACGACGGCGGGGCGGATTCCGGAAAACCCCTTGGCCAAGGCATTGGCCCGGAGCAGAATCATGCCCCGGACGGCTTCCACAGGCAGGAGCTCTCCCACTCCGCAGGCGTGGCTGCGGATCAGATTGAGCTGCAGTTCCGCCGATTGATCGCGGCTGATGACCGTGTCGCTGAATTTCCCGAATCCGGTGGTGATGCCGTACACGGTCTGTTCCTCGAGGACCAGCTGTTCCACCATCCGACG contains:
- the hutH gene encoding histidine ammonia-lyase, with the translated sequence MDQRPALVLSGEALTLKDFADVVFRRRPVVLDPKAIERMESSRRMVEQLVLEEQTVYGITTGFGKFSDTVISRDQSAELQLNLIRSHACGVGELLPVEAVRGMILLRANALAKGFSGIRPAVVQRLIDLLNREIHPCIPSQGSLGASGDLAPLAHMALPLLGRGNVWYRGKRMPSDQALRLAGLAPVELEAKEGLALINGTQMMTSLTALALVASERLLLSADIIGAMTLEALGGIPHAFHPLLQKVRGHRGQITSAENLRSLIRESLLVSRPGQRRVQDAYSLRCMPQVHGASKDAFRYVEGVITREMNAATDNPLLFPEEELVISGGNFHGQPVALAADFLAIALAELANISERRTERLVNPNLSGLPPFLTRRGGLHSGYMILQYVAASLVSENKTLCHPASVDSIPSSANQEDHVSMGAIGAKKLQAVVHNVTRVLAIEYLCAAQALEFAGKTPGVGTRIAHRLLRDRVPPLKEDREGSPDIEEAARLIEEGTLVEEVTKEIPLSL
- a CDS encoding SGNH/GDSL hydrolase family protein, which translates into the protein MKPFHYVAFGDSITAGYSAPRRRGFVDMLGFRLGSRFPRVRVANCGKKGATSGDLLFYMTFSPFFHSALRRADLMTLWIGGNDLLHAYLKMILFRHPDAIPRSMHRYGHHLDRLIGVIRRANRSPLLLLNLYNPFPLSPLAVHRVEVMNAIIDGVASRWNIPVIDIHDRFLGREPFLIDGFRTGSLSDYRLLGENPIHPNGEGHRVIAEAVWEKING
- a CDS encoding vitamin B12-dependent ribonucleotide reductase produces the protein MRIPRRFTRHGEDPYQSVEYERRDCRITNPDGSVVFEMKGAEVPKRWSQVASDILISKYFRKAGVPQLDEEGKPILDEEGRPVTGPERSVKQVVHRLAGCWRDWGQRYGYFDSEEDAQAFYDELVYMMLNQMAAPNSPQWFNTGLHYAYGISGKPQGHYYVDPETEEVKQGEDAYSRPQPHACFIQSVEDDLVNEGGIMDLWLREARLFKYGSGTGTNFSNIRGKGEPLSGGGTSSGLLSFLKIGDRAAGAIKSGGTTRRAAKMVCLDLDHPDVEEFINWKSEEEKKVRALIRAGYDPSFNGEAYDTVSGQNSNNSVRIPHEFFYALQEDGGWALKYRTTGKVKKVVRAKELWNQIGHAAWECADPGVQYDGTINEWHTCPGGMDGQVGARHNRINASNPCSEYMFLDNTACNLASLNLMKFYDAETRSFDIPSFKHAVRLWTIVLEISVLMAQYPSREIARLSYEYRTLGLGYANIGTLLMVSGIPYDSEEALAITGAITALMTGTAYVTSAEMAKELGPFKAFPVNREHMLRVIRNHRRAAYNAPEEEYEGLTIKPMGIHPTKCPPDLLKAARESWDEALEMGEKYGYRNAQTTLIAPTGTIGLLMDCDTTGIEPDFALVKFKKLAGGGYFKIANQSIRPALKNLGYNSEQIEDILRYVMGTLSLEGAPHINRETLKEKGFTEEDLEKVEKALPTVFELPFAFNVWILGEDCLKRLGFKPEEYRDPGFNLLKELGFSQREIEEASDVICGMMTIEGAPHLKEEHYPVFDTANPCGKHGKRFIHYMGHLRMMAAAQSFLSGAISKTINMPADATVDDILDAYEQGWRLGLKAVALYRDGSKSSQPLNARGENKEDEAEEEPTAGAASAATKLTEIYATGHVPSVRRRLPRKREGFTQEARIAGQKIFVRTGEYEDGSLGEIFIDMHKAGSTMRGLLDAFAVAVSLGLQHGVPLEKYVNSMTFTRFEPAGPVEHPNIKMATSVIDYVFRMLGMEYLGRTDFVQVPPKKEELRMYANRLKKERIRREEQEAADARANQELDQGYREVTGGLAEDERDGVTPQDNLDAIRASSGAPLCIECGGMTKRNGSCYVCLDCGATTGCS
- a CDS encoding metallophosphoesterase; the protein is MAIFAISDLHLSFNKPTGLFNVEHDEDVYKPMDVFGWDRHYEKIRDAWLETVGEEDTVLIPGDISWGMNLEEARHDFEWISQLPGRKVMSPGNHCYYAQSKKKVRQALPGGMEWIDADYTVVEGVAVAGTRGWNLPGDRYWDEGRDRRIYERQVGRLRLALEAVVRDCPDLPRVAMLHFPPVTKKITASGFLDVMKEFDVRTCVYGHLHGAAHKEAVEGEFEGIHLQLVSCDYLNFRPVPLHLEEVSSR